The Nicotiana tabacum cultivar K326 chromosome 14, ASM71507v2, whole genome shotgun sequence genome contains a region encoding:
- the LOC107818881 gene encoding uncharacterized protein LOC107818881, which yields MTQSGNPLDDLKACEERGKFSIKKAYQTFMPQLQKVSWKRLVLAKGIVPRHHFILWLTMHKKLSTVDRLHKWGIQVEQECVLCNTIAVETLEHLFFGCGYSKFIWSTLLHWLGERRPIRNWEEEIEWAARRTNNSRARAGIIGFLFAASVYQIWSERNGRRFNNQQRESRQLIKEIILQLHAYGQRQSKWRQQLYCLNSYPV from the coding sequence ATGACTCAATCTGGAAATCCATTAGATGATCTCAAAGCATGTGAGGAAAGAGGGAAGTTCAGTATCAAGAAGGCATATCAAACCTTTATGCCTCAGCTCCAGAAAGTTTCATGGAAACGCTTGGTCTTAGCTAAGGGAATTGTTCCTAGACACCACTTTATACTATGGCTGACAATGCATAAGAAGTTGTCCACTGTGGATAGACTTCACAAATGGGGAATTCAAGTGGAGCAGGAATGTGTTTTATGCAATACTATTGCAGTGGAGACATTGGAGCATCTTTTCTTTGGTTGTGGCTATTCAAAGTTCATATGGAGCACACTGTTACATTGGCTAGGGGAAAGGAGACCAATCAGAAACTGGGAAGAGGAAATCGAATGGGCAGCTAGAAGAACTAATAATTCTAGAGCAAGAGCAGGCATCATTGGATTTCTGTTTGCAGCAAGTGTCTACCAAATATGGTCCGAGAGGAATGGAAGAAGATTCAACAATCAACAAAGAGAGAGCAGACAGCTGATAAAGGAAATTATACTACAGTTGCACGCTTATGGGCAGAGACAGAGCAAGTGGCGCCAACAGTTGTATTGTTTAAATAGTTACCCAGTATAA